The Miscanthus floridulus cultivar M001 unplaced genomic scaffold, ASM1932011v1 fs_815_1_2, whole genome shotgun sequence genomic sequence GCCGTGAAGTACTACAGCGATGACTGGCCTACTCTCTCCGCGAAGCTGGCCTTCGAGAAGTCGGTCTTTGCCAAAACCCAGAAAGCGAATGCTGGAACGGAAGGTAATTTACATCTGATTTCGCTTATACGGAAGGAGTTGTTTTCCGCCGATGGTGAGCCTCGGTGAGCGTTGTTGTGCTCGCTTGAGGTAGTCCAGAGTACTTGATTAGCATTATCATCTCATAATGAACTCATGAGTGTGATGTATTGTTATAATCCATTCTATATATGCTGATGCTGGGCAAGAATGCTTCCATGGAATATGACTTTTTGTATAGGGGTAGAACCATTTCATCGATGTTAAATTACAGTATTACACCATTCTTGTTTTGATTCTTTTGCTGTGCAGCATGTTAATTTATGGTCCCTATGCCATTTTATTCATTGTTCATTGACATGACTTATATTCAAATTTACAAATCATCTACTCCTTTACTCCTCCAttctagatatatagcttttgctatgtacttagatatacactatgtttaaatacatagtaaaagcaatgtatctagaataGCCAAATcgtcttacaatttggaatggagggagtatatattttCCATGTCCTCCCTTGTATCCTCTTTTAACCTCAGTCACGGTACTGTTTGTACTAGCTCCCACTCACCACAAATCTATAAATGAGCCTGGGCTAATTTTACATCTGACTGACTTAATTTCTCCTTAAACATGCAGATGTGACTGTTTgagttattttttttcttttcttcaattatttcatatttttatttgtttcTCTTTAACAGCTGAGATTGTAATGTTTGATGGTCAAATTGTGGTATACaagttcatccaagacctgcACTTCTTTGTTActggaggagaagaggagaatgAGCTTATTTTAGCATCAGTTCTTCAGGGATTCTCTGATGCTGTCGAGCGACTTCTCAAGTTATTTTCCCTCTATTAAAGTTTATCTTTTCAACCGCTGTTTGTTCTGTTACATGTTATTGTGTTAATGCTGATTGTATATGAATGTGTTTCCAATCTTGGTGGTTTCAGAAACATGGTTGACAAAAGGACAGCACTCGAGAATTTGGACCTGATCCTATTGTGTCTTGATGAAATTGTTGATGGAGGGTAAAGCCTTGTCTTACTACATACATGATATTAAGGCTTCTTTTCTTGTTCCCTTTATTGTGTACATTTATTATCCTTCCTTTGCTCTGAAATCACCTGACTGTCATCTGCCGCATGTTTGATTTTTGGAGTGGGGCCTGGCAATAGAGTTCTTTTAGGGCCTCTATTTTGTAATGGTTGTATTCACTGGATTCAAAGGTTTAGTCTTGTGTTCTGCTTCTGTACCCCAAGCCCAAGCATGCCTAACCTTTTAATGGGGTTACAGAATTTGATATGTGAAACAATGGCTCAGTCTGCTAAAGACATTAACAAAACAAAATCCTATTCCATTGATTTTTTTGAAATGGAACAACACTGATTATCCACATGAGGAATTGTATATATTTGATTTTGAGTTTGAGATCTTGAATGACTGCAGCTACCACAACCTTGCACTCGCCTCAATGTGACTTTTAGATAACCCCATTGATGTCTGAACTCTGAAATGTGAAAGTGATAGCATCATTCTTTGTCAACCTTAGAGATGAATAACATCGCACATTGTAAGCAGCATGTAATTATTTGCTGCACTACACCTAATTTTCTTGAATGATTACACAGGATTGTACTTGAAACAGGAGGAAGAGAGATAGCTGAAAAGGTGTCTGGTCATGGATTGGAGGGTGCTTCATCAGCTGAGCAGGTAGGCTGCAGGCTGCATCTACTTCAATTTTGTACTGAAGAAACTGGTGTCTTTAAACTTACTAGCTTTCGTTATTTGCGTGCAGACTCTAGTCAATGCCCTAACGCAAGCAAGAGAGCATTTGGCGAAGTCTCTTCTCATGTGATGCTGTGCTTTATATTTTGGGGGTGACGATGGAGTATCTATTATTGTGTCTGGATGACACTTTTTTTTTGTTAGCAATGGAGAAAGAAAAATATCTGAAATCAATGAATGTGTGGAATGGCATGGTGTTTCCAAAATTCTCATGTTCATTCTGTAAGCCTTCAAAGTTGTGTAGCATGATTGTTCTAATTTTGAATTGTTCAGTTATTGGTAGCTTTGTTTAACCTCTCCCTGTTGGAAACGGTAAAATAGCATGCTTATGGAGATAACTTGGCATGGCCAACCTTAACGAATTAGGGCTACACTTTCTTGAAGATGGTAATAATGTCTCGCTTAAACCAAAACATTATTGGGATCTGCCAAAACTTAACTTACAATTTTGTATCCATGTTCTATATTAATGGTGCAAAAAAGCACAAGGGAACCAGGAAGCTGACGGTGACTGTTtactcgccggcggtgacgtgCAGAGACAGGTCGTCTCTCTGCTTGACTGCATTGTCATCTGCGACGTTACTGAACTGCTGCTTGTAGCCATGGTCATGGTTGCCTGAAAACAGCTTGTCTTCGCTTGGAGTCCCTTCCATGTCGATGACGATGTTGGTTATCAAGCAGCAGACGAAGATGATCCTTGGCAGCCGGTGCTTGTCAGGCCTCCACAGCTCTCCCTGGATGACACGCCACCTCCCCTTGAGTGTCGCCAATGCAGTCTGCACCACTGCCGTTGCCGCTGTGTGCCGCTTGTTGAATTCCACATTGGCTGCCGGGAGACCATGTCCCAGGTACGGGGTCATGAGCCAGGGAAGCAGAGGGTAGCTCGCATCTCCGACTATGTACTCCCTAACCGCGGAACCTCCAGGAAGGTCCATCTGCCCCTCAAGCCTCAGGCCTTTCTCACACAACCTGTACAGGCCTGAAGTGCGAAGGATGCATGAGTCGTCCATGCTCCCAGGCCAGCCACTGACGATGTCTCTGAACCGCATGTCTGCATCCACAACAGCCTGCAGCACCATACTGTTTTTGTTCTCATTGTCCAGCCAGACCTTGCTGTTGGGCTGAGCTGAGGAACACATGAGGATGTGTGTGGTGTCAATGGCACCGCAGCAGTTAGGGAGCCCATAAATCTTGTCAAATCTTGCCTTGATGGTTGCCATCTCCTCAGGGCTCGGCCATTTCAGGTGACAGATGGCACGCTCCTCCACGGACTCAATGAACCGCCATGTGATGTTCGAGATGGCTGAGTGATTCATGCCAAACCACATTCCTATGTTCTGCAGTGACTCACCAGTTGTCAGCCTCATCAGAGCCACCGCCACCTGATCCTCCACCCCTAGGATTGTCTTGTCACCAAACCTGAAGTTTCTGAAACCATATGTCTTTGTTGTCAGGTCCTTCTTAACAAGTGAGCAGACGTAGTCGAAGGTCTTTCTTGACATCTTGAGGACAGACTCCATGTTCTGGTGTTCTCTTGGAAAAGGGAAATGTCCTGTGAAAAGAGGAATGTCGTAGTATTGTTACTAGTGAAATATTACACTCTTACGCATGAGGAACATGAAGGCTCCTACGGAAGGCAAATAATTTAAATTTTGAGAAACAAGATTATTTAACAGGAAACGCTAGGCACAACATGTTTTACAACTAGAGTGAAACACTAATGACACTGACTGTTACGCGATcttaaacaacaacaacaaagcctttaaatcccaaacaagttagtgtagactagagttgaaacccagcagaagcaatcaaggttcaggcacgtgaatagctgttttccaagcactcctatctaaaactaagtctttggatatattccatcctttcaagtctccttttattgcctctacctaagtcaacttcggtcttcctctgcctctcttcacgttactatcctgtcTTAAGATTCCACTACGCAGCGGTGCCTCTGGAAGTCTCCATTGGACAtgaccaaaccatctcaaccggtattggataagcttttcttcaattggtgctacccctaatctatcacgtatatcatcgttccgaactcgatcccttcttgtatgaccgcagatccaacgcaacatacgcatttccgcgacacttatctattgaacatgtcgtcttttcataggccaacattctgcaccatacaacatagcaggtctaatcgtcgtcctatcaaacttgcattttagcttttgtggtacccttttgtcacataggacacctgATGCTtgacgccacttcatccaccctgctttgattctatggctaacatcttcatcaatatccccgtctctctgtagtattgatcctaaatatcgaaaggtatccttcataggcactacttgaccttccaaactaatatcttcctcctcccgagtagtagtgccgaagtcacatctcatatactcagttttaattCTACTGAGTAGAAAATCTTTGGACTCTAAAGTCTcctgccataactccagtttctgattcactcatgtccggctttcatcaactagcactacatcgtccgcgaaaaacatacaccaagggatgtccccttgtatgtcccttgtgacttcatccatcactaagacaaacagataagggctcaaagctgactcttgatgtagtcctatcctaatcggaaagtcatccgtgtctccatcacttgttcgaacactagtcacaacattgttgtatatgtccttaatgagcccaacgtacttcgttgggactttatgtttgtccaaagcccatcacataacattcattggtattttatcataagccttctctaagtcaataaaaaccatgtgtaggtccttcttcttctccctataccgctccataacttgtcttattaagaaaatgacttccatggttgaccttccagacatgaaaccaaattggttcatagagacccgcgttattgctctcaagcaatgctcgataactctctcccgtagcttcatagtatggctcatcaacttaattccccggtaattagtacaactttaaatatcccctttattcttgtagatcggtaccaatatacttctcctccactcgtcaggcatcttgttcgattgaaaaatatggttgaatagcttggttagccatactatagctatgtccccgaggcatctccacacctcgattgggataccatccggtcccatcgccttacctccttttatccttttcaacacctctctgaccttagattcttggattctccgcacaaagcgcctattggtgtcatcaaaagagtcatccaactgaaaggttgtgtacgtattctcaccattgaacaatttgtcaaaatactcttgccatcgatgtcggatctcatcctccttcaccaagagatggtccctttcatccttaatgcaaaCATAACCATTTTAAGAACAGTATAATAGATATTTATGCAGCATTCTACTACAAAATCAACGTTCAAGGCAGATAAATTGTTCGATTATAACATGCAAATCAAGATATGTGCATGAATTTTGAAGATTACAGTATCATTTTTACAATATTCCCCAAGGACGTGCAAGAGATATGCACATCTTGGAATACAAACTCAGGGATACAGTTTCACCTTTAACCCTTAAAGTATTCATTAAAAAATATGATCCTATAGTTTCAGGCCCATTTTTCTAGAAGTTGACGGGTCCATTTGATTTTAAAATCTGAATGACTTCTAATGCTTGGCATATCTTTTAAAATACACCTGAATGATGCAGGGTGTACCAGGCATTCCCAGATCTTACTGGTTAGTATCAGTTTAGCAGTCAGGATACCTGACATGTATAGAACTATGGCATCCAAAAATTTTCTACAAAAACGAAGGACATTTTTACAGAAAGATTTCTTGTGGTTGCCATAATTGACCTCTGAACTTGAGTAGTCACAATAAACACTGTGAGGAGATCCCACAATGAATAGAGCAAAAGGATCATGAAAACTATCGACCTGCATGGTCATTCTTCCTTTAAGCTCATCTGTCAAACATAAACACTGACAATTCACCAAGCACTGAAGTTTCAATATATGATGTAACTTATCAAGCATCAGCAAGTTCCGCAAGTACACTTCGAGCTCtagtgcttgtatgaaacacatTAATCGACTCCTAATTTAGATTCCAAAAGCATACCCAAGGTTTAGCAACAATTCAATAAATACTAATGAATAATTAGTAACAATTACACCACTATTTGTTTATAACTAGCCTTCAGTTCCCAAGGTTTCAGTGTATAGAGGTCTATGTCTAATAAGGGGAACCTATTCACAACAAAATGTCTACAATATTTTCAGAAATAACACAGAAATTGTGATATAACTTCAAACAGCAAAATCACCGCTCGGATGTTCAGTCAGCAATCCATCAAAGAAACTTTTAAAAAAATCATAGGTTGTGGATGGCAttgttctttcttttccttttgtgtTCACTACTTTACTTTCCCTTTTAGCTTAAGATACCAAAAACTCCATTCTGTAAGGAAAATTTCAAGACACTTTTGTGTAGatcatgaagggcgggcctggtgcaagcggtagagtcttaccgcctgtgaccggaaggtcccgggttcgagtcgcggtctcctcgcattgcacaggcgagggtaaggcttgtcactgacaccctttcccagaccccgcacagagcgggagctctctgcactgggtacttTTGTGTAGATCATCGATCACTGCATTGAGAATCAGCTTCCTCGTAGCTGATTCTGGATTGAATTGAatcaacaaaagtgagcaaaaacCGATGGTGCCTAGATTCATCGTCTGCTCAAAGTGCGATTTCTGCAGGTTTACAGATCTGGATTTCGGAACAAACATGGGTAAACAAGAAGAAATGGAAACCAAACGCTGAATTCCCAAAATAATCCTCTACTCAAAGGATGCTACAGAAGCCGCGAGCAATCGCGGGAGCTGCCACGGTCTAAAGCTGTCAATCCATAACACGCCATTCCAATGCATCAAACCCCTTTTGCAACGGCATCTTCAAAGCCCATCTAGAGCAATCAACCGATTAAGCTACACATCGACTCCCACAAACTGCAATTCGAACTCCCTCCAGATCCACCCACGGACTATGTCAATCTCTGGGGGCACACACACGCATTACCAAGAACTAGATATTTTTCTACGGTGCCACGGCGATCAAGCTTACAGCGACGAAAGGAGCAAGGAAGCGCACATGGTTAAACTCTACAGACCACAGCGATGCAGGCAAGGAAGGAGGGTAGGGAGAGGAGAGGCGACCTGCAACCCTTCGGTAGAAGACGCTCCACCAATCGCTACCGTccggcagcggcggcagcggcaacCCTGGTGCCGGCGCCGGGGCGGGCTTCTCCGTCCGCTTCCTCTTCTTGGCACCTCGCACAGGAGCCATGGACGCGAGATCAAGAAAGGCACAACGAGGACTCGAAGACTGGAGGTCTGAGATGTTGGAGGCCTTTACCTGTGTCAGTTAAAAAAGCATAATTACACACAAGTCATTAAAAAAGTGGGCTTGCACGAGTGTCATCGCTCCGAACTTCTTTGCTCTCTAAGTCATTCCATCTGCATTCCGTTCGTTTTTCACCGTTTGAGAGTCCTGACAAGTGGGACCAGTCAGTTaaattgttcatgttgctcctcaGTTTTTTCTT encodes the following:
- the LOC136533216 gene encoding coatomer subunit zeta-1-like; its protein translation is MVGGPISRAAAGPLDLPRSIAPRSSLLWPASSFSARPCPQETCPSVKNILLLDSEGKRVAVKYYSDDWPTLSAKLAFEKSVFAKTQKANAGTEAEIVMFDGQIVVYKFIQDLHFFVTGGEEENELILASVLQGFSDAVERLLKNMVDKRTALENLDLILLCLDEIVDGGIVLETGGREIAEKVSGHGLEGASSAEQTLVNALTQAREHLAKSLLM
- the LOC136533215 gene encoding protein ALP1-like, producing MAPVRGAKKRKRTEKPAPAPAPGLPLPPLPDGSDWWSVFYRRVAGHFPFPREHQNMESVLKMSRKTFDYVCSLVKKDLTTKTYGFRNFRFGDKTILGVEDQVAVALMRLTTGESLQNIGMWFGMNHSAISNITWRFIESVEERAICHLKWPSPEEMATIKARFDKIYGLPNCCGAIDTTHILMCSSAQPNSKVWLDNENKNSMVLQAVVDADMRFRDIVSGWPGSMDDSCILRTSGLYRLCEKGLRLEGQMDLPGGSAVREYIVGDASYPLLPWLMTPYLGHGLPAANVEFNKRHTAATAVVQTALATLKGRWRVIQGELWRPDKHRLPRIIFVCCLITNIVIDMEGTPSEDKLFSGNHDHGYKQQFSNVADDNAVKQRDDLSLHVTAGE